A genomic window from Plasmodium malariae genome assembly, chromosome: 10 includes:
- the PmUG01_10018600 gene encoding NIMA related kinase 2, putative, producing MSKPKKIGSYEVIKAIGRGSFGIVTAVKDNKGEIFVVKQIDMTCMNYKEKTNVVNELKTLVEVSVHPFIVRYKEAFIEGSVLYVAMDYCSKGDLSKYIKKNKEMKTFIPEAKIKRWLLHIITAIKFLHDKKLIHRDLKCNNIFLDEHERAKVGDFGLSKLLEQTEQTSTLCGTIGYMAPEVCKNVTYSFPADIWSLGVILYELISLKQPFKSHNANMLSVVQKICEDEPDPLPSNYSEELINLCHWMLKKNYKERPTVYDLIATAYMQKEVHLLKSEILNKREEY from the exons atgtCTAAGCCCAAAAAAATAGGTTCTTACGAGGTTATAAAAGCAATAGGGAGGGGGTCATTCGGTATTGTTACAGCGGTTAAAGACAATAAGGGGGAAAT ctTCGTTGTTAAGCAGATAGATATGACATGTATGAATTATAAGGAGAAAACGAATGTCGTGAATGAACTTAAG ACATTGGTTGAAGTGTCGGTGCACCCATTCATTGTCAGATATAAGGAAGCATTTATTGAAGGCAGTGTGTTATATGTTGCTATGGATTACTGCTCAA AAGGAGATTTGAgcaaatacataaaaaaaaataaggaaatgaAAACGTTTATTCCTGaggcaaaaataaaaaggtgGCTATTGCACATAATTACTGCAATAAAATTTCTACATGATAAGAAGCTTATACACAGAg atctGAAgtgcaataatatatttttagatgAACATGAAAGAGCTAAAGTTGGAGACTTCGGTTTATCGAAACTTTTAGAACAAACAGAACAAACAAGTACACTATGCGGAACAATAGGATATATGGCCCCGGAAGTTTGTAAA AATGTAACCTACAGCTTTCCAGCCGATATATGGTCTCTTGGAGTCATATTATACGAACTTATTAGCTTAAAGCAACCGTTCAAATCGCATAACGCAAATATGTTATCGGTTGTTCAGAAAATTTGTGAGGATGAG CCAGATCCTCTTCCCTCAAATTACTCCGAAGAGCTCATAAATTTGTGCCATTGGatgttgaaaaaaaattacaaagaaAGACCCACGGTATATGACTTAATTGCCACCGCTTATATGCAG
- the IMC1g gene encoding inner membrane complex protein 1g, putative, protein MCSTNQKLACCSGDNVFESKENENEQFPQIVNKQLPPKVLEPIVQNKIVEVPKEVLLEKIVEVPHIKTVERIVEQIRPVIQYKNVYKPKTVYVEKIKNVDRIIYQEKIVEVPQIKTIEKIVDVPVYVNRERIITVPRYMIVEKVIPVLKTNKRESIVEIPEVNCPNIDISKEVESKEVKYADLKQKQTTNINEKDIQLLSELNLQNRNSDATIRLEPDQATTMDTINQENFCTTVSCKFLPSYDNFPKLQSSVCKGFPEREKRFSSINIYKSKDTNFPKIRISKTPQLMQRNNCYCTYA, encoded by the coding sequence ATGTGCTCGACAAATCAAAAATTAGCCTGTTGTTCAGGGGACAACGTTTTTGAATctaaagaaaatgaaaatgagcAATTCCCACAAATCGTAAATAAACAATTGCCACCAAAAGTGTTAGAGCCAATAGTTCAAAATAAGATTGTTGAAGTTCCTAAAGAGGtgttattagaaaaaattgtaGAAGTCCCTCATATAAAAACAGTTGAAAGGATAGTAGAACAAATAAGACCCGTAATCCAgtacaaaaatgtatataaaccAAAGACTGTATAcgtggaaaaaataaaaaatgttgatagaattatatatcaGGAAAAAATTGTTGAGGTTCCACAAATTAAAACTATTGAGAAAATCGTGGATGTACCAGTGTATGTGAACAGAGAAAGAATTATTACAGTACCTAGATATATGATTGTCGAAAAAGTTATACCTGTTTTAAAGACAAATAAAAGAGAAAGTATTGTAGAAATACCCGAAGTTAATTGCCCTAACATTGATATAAGCAAAGAAGTTGAAAGTAAAGAAGTCAAATACGCAGATcttaaacaaaaacaaaccacaaatattaatgaaaaagatatTCAACTATTAAGTGAGTTAAATTTGCAAAACAGAAATTCAGATGCAACTATTCGTTTGGAACCAGATCAAGCCACAACCATGGACACTATAAATCAAGAAAATTTCTGTACAACTGTAAGCTGTAAATTCCTTCCATCATATGATAATTTTCCTAAACTTCAGTCGTCTGTATGTAAAGGATTCccagaaagagaaaaaaggttttcaagcataaatatatacaagtcAAAGGATACCAATTTTCCTAAAATAAGAATCTCGAAAACACCTCAGTTAATGCAGAGGAACAATTGCTACTGCACCTATGCGTAA
- the PmUG01_10018800 gene encoding conserved Plasmodium protein, unknown function, translating to MSLLKLLLLLVISLKHLLTFKLNTTLPSFFLNTSTIVQNSCNNNICKNKRSFSLYAVPKKKSSHRRTRRRKVAWMKKNPAKLYRTSSYDMDEIMRYTDRKLTAYYTTRDSWLHLPSTTLINDFFLFREIRN from the exons ATGTCACTTCTTAAGCTTCTACTCCTTTTAGTAATCAGCCTAAAACACTTGTtaacatttaaattaaatactaCATTACCAagtttctttttaaatacgTCCACAATTGTGCAAAACagttgtaataataatatctgtaaaaataaaaggagtttttctttatatgcTGTACCGAAGAAGAAAAGCTCACACAGAAGAACAAGAAGAAGAAAAGTAGCatggatgaaaaaaaatccaGCAAAATTGTACAGa ACGAGTTCCTATGATATGGACGAAATAATGCGGTATACTGACAGAAAACTGACAGCATATTATACGACGAGAGATAGTTGGCTACATCTGCCATCAACAACCCtaataaatgatttttttttatttagagAAATAAGGaactag
- the PmUG01_10018900 gene encoding RNA methyltransferase, putative: MIRRYVTDKYICIETCFAFKRRICTLLSKDANLVNFKEKNSFSVNQSNNANTLYNDNFTPHWINLNKQEKNKLASEEKEKHKMCNNSECVLYKEYLSISKRSKMMKYIIRLRKKSNFRKKMNAFFVKDSETIVHLSNNNNSLIFEAILSNSKTFLHHFKNKCKKLYYANDDILKYIFHDSPNVKKEKNNDSIAIIKIPPNNLKKFENIKFLLAFDRIRYAYNLGKILSTAYSMNVDFFFYVHNTVDPFNHKVIEVTRGSHFHIPYIFGSYEELENICTQHKLLPIVAHTSGINLTNILKESKHNGVCLILGNESTGPHADILSFAKPISLPMHEMTNSLNVSVAASIFIHYLKNML, from the exons ATGATAAGGCGATATGTaacagataaatatatttgtatagaAACCTGTTTTGCTTTTAAAAGACGCATATGTACACTCTTAAGTAAGGATGCAAATTTAGTTAActttaaggaaaaaaattctttttcgGTTAACCAAAGTAATAATgcaaatacattatataatgaCAATTTCACACCTCACTGGATAAACCTGAacaaacaagaaaaaaacaaattagctagcgaagaaaaggaaaaacacaAAATGTGCAATAATTCTGAATGTGTActatataaagaatatttgAGTATTTCCAAAAGGTctaaaatgatgaaatatatcataagattaagaaaaaaaagcaattttcgaaaaaaaatgaatgcattttttgtaaaagatTCAGAAACAATTGTACATTTATCGAATAATAACAATTCCCTTATATTTGAAGCAATTCTGTCGAATAGTAAAACATTCTTacatcattttaaaaataaatgcaaaaaattgtattatgCAAATGATGACAtattaaagtatatttttcatgATTCACCAAAcgttaaaaaagaaaaaaacaacgATTCTATagctataataaaaataccaCCAAATaatcttaaaaaatttgaaaatataaaatttttgcttGCATTTGATAGAATTagatatgcatataatttaGGGAAAATATTAAGCACTGCCTATTCTATGAATGttgattttttcttttatgttcATAATACAGTAGATCCATTTAACCATAAAGTAATTGAAGTAACAAGAGGATCACATTTTCATATTCCTTATATATTTGGCTCTTATGAAgaattagaaaatatttgtaCCCAACATAAGCTCCTACCTATTGTAGCACATACAAGTGGTATTAACCTCACTAATATTTTGAAAGAATCGAAGCACAATGGCGTATGTCTTATACTTGGAAACGAATCGACTGGCCCTCACGCGGACATCTTAAGCTTTGCAAAGCC GATTAGTTTACCTATGCACGAAATGACCAACTCCTTAAACGTATCCGTAGCTGcaagtatttttattcattaccTCAAAAATATGTTGTAA
- the PmUG01_10019000 gene encoding WD repeat-containing protein, putative, with product MIECKRICVNHGIKAICVLENYLIGISFGNVIKIVNVITTNILLEYVVSSSSNIYGLVYKRIYENKGILVAHGVHKIYFYILTVVHINKCHLKLLSKYCTNKWILTVRFLQCDKESCGFPLYDKRRRLNGGNKPNLRNSKQSAIVLCLSNGSVLLVNIYKGISLCKYKFKGIHLLYSADIYIKANRSVYRIDVAGGTPFNKILLWSFKIKKNKIVQLWDKNEKKTQKQKTHERKEKKENVSLKCIQELSGHRGIIFKVKFFRKGKYIGSVSDDREGRIWLRARKEKGHKKRKKIREEQNSQKEIYSLKRKLTPNITKKKKKKKFLLPYYQNYKILGGHGARIWDLDMGTLNRKTFFITCSEDSSCHVYSKKHLKGYLKFCNDNGSTVRCICFHEKLGLIISGTDNGTVHIRSMATYILNDLKMDPREMSQANMLAERLNGEVGTEVGADVGAEVDADVGAEVGADVGAEVDADVGAEVGADVGADVGAEVGADVGEDVGADVGLEVGEDLGEDVGADVGLEVGEDVGEDVGVDIGVDVGVEVGEEVGADVGLEVGEDLGEDVGADVGLEVGEDVGEDVGADVGLEVGEDVGEDVGVDIGEDVGADVGTKTGVRINCEWGNMIAHLPAHEIQKNEKRLGDTICPFFQNVNSKYYYNTEAKNVNSREDLLSFQIDDFNEILKKNNDWIRSIYHINIYDILISSNFGCLYILKAKNKKKVSVQLIYEEKKKNYLLTCLTFYGLNYICLGFSNGFCCFIFLKKNEKLEENESKLAKGERREKLAYFKCFSHRISEMCLIPLPSVSLDKLCFPRRYKNVEYVLYASVKKDNSDRTSCRTGSSSSNGSSISGSSISGSSGNIPSEDMFRQVVYNHEREWDPGHSADPSNRDHPSCKGDQLGALPSEPHSPVHNFILCNFDHTGSVKLFSVEDTKGDIRISNVVYTYIDVKNKKSKIISVNYVMRQKKKKIGILLFIGDEYGCIFVLYITIPILIKLNEVVYNFQKSIVKSKDKLRVHSNRKVFDIKIIDGYIYSCGQNGHIVKYQLYKDTNHVYTLYKLCTIKMSYYSSIYKLLPLYVHAEGIIQRKNFIQQVKNNDVNKKEDYPNNRGRSIFSKNNTIGSDVNIITQDNNHYYSNEKENLHNIYICCFKEKKFVLYDLKNKTEYLSVYCGGFRRPLSIFMKPDSNFIKTFSLCFCKEKNIYMHFKKLNSTTNTIVPYEQIYMNSGFHVKNVSYVLWMNKNYLCTCSEDGMIKVIQLSRKITNMSNIVQASNHFGDGNAQIDRGPPIVAPGVSTPSNGRGSTHQSTSNSIKGKEGIPHSKVLPAMVGKRNCQTKLSHRKETKSEREKNRNGITVLNHKMAVIQNIYNHNEPIFYICFLKNPFYYSKKLKFIVSVGAKNSVHVFYMFTDIKNVPVIYHLEKLKTKLFLTNNTRFLCVQGIYKILSNITNKYIIVVHLFIGTSIGYIIHYSAVYQLAIHKNIVISKILKPAYLVASYNLRSTILCINLSHIYMNIESLYSCNDKLNEQLEGSFSFKTSTNGYFKALDSDASFEKIKNRYYNVEDELVINEGLNHLPMRWTGSFPDEFPILAKENLGQGGNETEKLITLTEAKKEEQTESKSSPGPLRELSYHYFVYKKKIKDQYAQNILCCGLNNGKVNFYHVMTNLSLLKIVQIHQSGINHICVKKKKKKNLLQIFSCGDDQSINILVMNIVCNTNNTSHDCGQSNITLIMMQNTNFSNAHLSSIRSMVLFSNFLLSVSWDQYIYVWEIKREENWGKTKGEHMGKNKRLNERDNRNKNRCKYRCKSSYKNIVIQKRKQVKIAVYDVSCLNAFVIKKKEKMQHFTKSNCVQDTQVIQKTKNDFIDGIFKRKRSLYFNVYLSVAGTNGSLELFYLKNVK from the coding sequence atgattgAGTGTAAAAGAATATGCGTCAATCATGGTATTAAAGCAATATGCGTtcttgaaaattatttaataggAATTTCATTTGGAAATGtcataaaaatagtaaatgtGATAACTACAAATATACTACTAGAATATGTTGTTTCATCGAGCAGTAATATATATGGCTTGGTTTACAAAAGGATATATGAAAACAAAGGCATATTAGTAGCACATGGAgtacataaaatttatttctacATTTTAACTGTTGTACATATTAACAAATGCCACCTAAAATTACTATCAAAATATTGTACAAATAAATGGATATTAACAGTTCGATTTCTGCAATGTGATAAGGAAAGCTGTGGGTTCCCACTATACGATAAGAGGAGAAGACTGAATGGAGGAAACAAACCAAACCTGCGTAACAGTAAACAAAGTGCTATCGTTCTTTGCCTCAGTAATGGAAGTGTTCTACTCGTGAACATATACAAAGGTATCAGCCTGtgcaaatataaatttaaggGCATACATTTGCTATATAGTGccgatatatatataaaagcaaACAGAAGTGTCTATAGAATTGACGTGGCTGGTGGTACCCCTTTCAACAAAATACTGTTATGGAgcttcaaaataaaaaaaaataaaatagtgcAATTATGGGATAAGAATGAGAAGAAAACGCAGAAGCAGAAGACGCACGAGCGTAAGGAGAAGAAAGAAAACGTTTCATTAAAATGTATTCAAGAATTAAGCGGCCATAGGGGAATCATATTTAAGGTAAAGTTTTTTAGAAAAGGCAAGTACATAGGGTCCGTATCTGACGACAGAGAGGGCAGAATTTGGCTTAGGGCGAGGAAAGAAAAAGgacataaaaaaaggaagaaaataagagaagaacaaaatagtcaaaaggaaatatattcCCTTAAAAGAAAACTCACTCCAAAcattacaaaaaagaaaaaaaaaaaaaaatttcttctGCCTTACTATCagaattacaaaatattagGAGGACATGGTGCCAGGATATGGGATCTTGACATGGGTACATTAAAcagaaaaacattttttataacgtGTAGTGAAGATTCATCTTGTCATGTGTACAgcaaaaaacatttaaaaggatacttaaaattttgtaatgATAATGGAAGCACAGTTAGATGTATATGCTTCCATGAAAAGCTGGGCTTGATCATATCCGGCACGGACAATGGTACCGTGCATATAAGATCAATGGCGACATATATTCTAAATGATCTAAAAATGGATCCAAGAGAAATGAGTCAGGCGAATATGCTCGCGGAGCGGTTGAATGGAGAAGTAGGTACAGAAGTAGGTGCAGACGTAGGTGCAGAAGTAGATGCAGACGTAGGTGCAGAAGTAGGTGCAGACGTAGGTGCAGAAGTAGATGCAGACGTAGGTGCAGAAGTAGGTGCAGACGTAGGTGCAGACGTAGGTGCAGAAGTAGGTGCAGACGTAGGTGAAGACGTAGGTGCAGACGTAGGTTTAGAAGTAGGTGAAGACTTAGGTGAAGACGTAGGTGCAGACGTAGGTTTAGAAGTAGGTGAAGACGTAGGTGAAGACGTAGGTGTAGATATAGGTGTTGACGTAGGTGTAGAAGTAGGTGAAGAAGTAGGTGCAGACGTAGGTTTAGAAGTAGGTGAAGACTTAGGTGAAGACGTAGGTGCAGACGTAGGTTTAGAAGTAGGTGAAGACGTAGGTGAAGACGTAGGTGCAGACGTAGGTTTAGAAGTAGGTGAAGACGTAGGTGAAGACGTAGGTGTAGATATAGGTGAAGACGTAGGTGCAGACGTAGGCACCAAAACAGGCGTACGAATCAACTGCGAATGGGGAAATATGATTGCCCATTTGCCTGCACATGAAATccagaaaaatgaaaaacgtTTAGGTGACACCATTTgtcctttttttcaaaatgtgaATAGCAAGTACTACTACAATACAGAGgctaaaaatgtaaattcaCGAGAAGATCTTTTGAGTTTCCAAATTGAcgattttaatgaaattttgaaaaaaaataatgattgGATCAGGTcaatttatcatataaatatttatgacaTACTCATTAGTTCCAATTTTGGGtgtctatatattttaaaagcaaaaaataagaagaaagTAAGTGtacaattaatatatgaagaaaaaaaaaaaaattatttactaaCCTGTTTAACATTTTACGGGTTAAATTACATTTGCTTGGGTTTTAGTAACGgtttttgttgttttattttcttaaaaaaaaatgaaaaattggaAGAGAATGAATCTAAGTTAGCTAAAGGagaaagaagagaaaaattagcttattttaaatgtttttcaCATCGTATAAGTGAAATGTGTTTGATACCACTACCTTCTGTAAGTCTAGACAAATTATGCTTCCCAAGGAGGTACAAAAATGTAGAGTATGTTTTGTACGCGTCCGTAAAGAAGGATAACTCGGATCGAACCTCGTGTCGTACTGGTAGTAGTAGCTCCAATGGTAGTAGCATCAGTGGTAGTAGCATCAGCGGTAGTAGTGGGAACATCCCCTCTGAGGACATGTTTCGTCAAGTTGTGTATAACCACGAAAGAGAATGGGACCCAGGTCATAGCGCAGATCCTAGCAATAGAGACCACCCTAGTTGTAAAGGCGACCAACTTGGTGCTCTTCCAAGTGAGCCTCATTCCCCAGTGCACAATTTTATCCTGTGTAATTTCGACCACACGGGAAGTGTAAAACTATTCAGCGTCGAGGATACGAAGGGAGACATAAGGATAAGCAATGttgtatatacttatatagatgttaagaataaaaagtcGAAAATCATATCAGTTAATTATGTGAtgaggcaaaaaaaaaaaaaaattggtattttactatttattgGAGATGAATATGGCTGTATATTTGTCCTCTACATAACTATCCCcattttgataaaattaaatgaagttGTTTACAATTTTCAAAAATCGATAGTAAAAAGTAAAGATAAATTACGAGTACATAGTAATAGAAAAGTATTtgacataaaaattattgatggatatatatactcCTGTGGACAAAATGGGCACATAGTCAAATATCAGTTATATAAGGATACCAATCATgtatatactttatataaattatgtacaaTTAAAATGTCGTACTACtcatctatatataaattactcCCATTGTATGTACATGCAGAGGGTATTATACAgagaaaaaatttcatacAACAAGTTAAAAACAATGATGTCAATAAAAAGGAGGACTATCCTAATAACAGGGGTAGATCcatttttagtaaaaataataccaTTGGTAGTGATGTAAACATAATTACGCAAGATAATAATCATTATTATTccaatgaaaaagaaaatttacacaatatttatatctgctgttttaaggaaaaaaagtttGTTCTCTAcgatttaaaaaacaaaacagaaTATTTATCAGTCTATTGTGGTGGTTTTAGGAGACCACTCAGTATTTTCATGAAGCCTGActctaattttattaaaacattttcacTTTGTTTTtgtaaggaaaaaaatatatatatgcattttaaaaaattaaatagcaCTACAAATACCATTGTACCGtatgaacaaatatatatgaactcAGGCTTTCATGTTAAAAATGTTTCCTACGTTTTGTGGatgaacaaaaattatttatgcaCATGTTCAGAGGACGGTATGATAAAGGTCATCCAGCTAAGCAGAAAAATTACGAATATGTCTAACATTGTACAGGCTTCTAACCATTTTGGAGACGGAAATGCGCAGATTGATAGAGGTCCTCCGATTGTTGCGCCCGGGGTATCCACACCCTCGAATGGAAGGGGTAGTACCCACCAAAGTACTTCCAATAGTATAAAAGGAAAGGAGGGAATACCCCACTCCAAAGTTCTCCCAGCTATGGTTGGGAAGAGAAACTGTCAGACGAAATTGTCACATAGGAAAGAAACAAAAAGTGAGAGAGAAAAGAACAGAAACGGAATTACTGTTCTGAATCATAAAATGGCAGTTAtccaaaatatttataatcaCAACGAgccaattttttatatatgttttttgaaaaaccctttttattattctaaaaaattaaaatttatagtcAGTGTAGGGGCAAAGAACTCGGTTCATGTATTTTACATGTTCACTGATATTAAGAACGTTCCAGTTATATAccatttagaaaaattaaaaactaaGCTCTTCTTAACTAATAATACTAGATTTTTATGTGTTCAAgggatatataaaatactctcgaatattacaaataaatatattattgttgtaCACCTATTTATTGGTACCTCTATTggttatataattcattattcAGCAGTATATCAACTTgcaatacataaaaatattgttatttcgaaaattttaaaacctGCTTACTTAGTTGCTTCTTATAATCTAAGAAGCACGATTCTTTGTATAAATTTAAGCCACATTTATATGAACATTGAGTCATTATATTCTTGTAATGATAAATTGAATGAACAACTGGAGGGTAGCTTCTCCTTCAAAACATCAACAAATGGTTACTTCAAAGCGTTAGATTCAGATGCttcttttgaaaaaattaaaaatagataCTATAATGTAGAGGATGAATTAGTGATTAATGAAGGACTTAACCATCTACCGATGAGGTGGACTGGAAGCTTTCCTGATGAGTTTCCCATTCTAGCAAAAGAGAATTTAGGACAGGGAGGAAATGAAACTGAAAAATTGATTACGCTAACTGAGGCAAAGAAAGAAGAACAGACAGAAAGCAAAAGCTCCCCTGGTCCCCTAAGGGAGCTAAGCTATCATTACTTTGtgtataagaaaaaaataaaagatcaATATGCACAAAATATACTATGTTGCGGTCTAAATAATGGCAAAGTAAACTTTTATCATGTTATGACAAATTTATCCTTGTTGAAAATTGTACAGATTCACCAAAGTGGTATAAATCATATatgtgttaaaaaaaaaaaaaaaaaaaatttgctaCAGATTTTTAGCTGCGGGGATGATCAGTCAATAAATATACTAGTTATGAATATTGTGTGCAATACAAATAATACGAGTCATGACTGTGGTCAGAGCAACATTACACTTATAATGATGCAAAACACAAACTTTTCTAACGCACATTTGTCTTCTATTAGATCCATGGTTCTTTTCTCTAATTTTTTGCTAAGCGTATCGTGGGATCAGTATATTTACGTGTGGGAAATCAAAAGAGAGGAAAATTGGGGAAAAACTAAGGGCGAACATATGGGCAAAAATAAGCGCCTAAATGAACGtgataatagaaataaaaatagatgcAAATATAGATGTAAAAGTAGTTATAAAAACATCGTAATACAGAAAAGGAAGCAGGTAAAAATAGCCGTGTATGATGTTTCTTGTTTAAACGCTtttgtaattaaaaagaaagaaaaaatgcaaCATTTTACAAAGAGTAACTGTGTGCAGGATACTCAAGTTAttcaaaaaacaaagaatGACTTTATAGAtggtatttttaaaagaaaaagatccCTTTATTTTAACGTGTATTTGTCCGTTGCAGGGACGAATGGAAGTTTAGAGCTcttctatttaaaaaatgttaagtAG
- the PmUG01_10019100 gene encoding G-protein coupled receptor, putative, which yields MMEGNNRYISKGYLEEFEENDNNVVLIKKKINEYSSKLNNELKEHRSQSIYCGIGGILYMDLLLYECNENITYLELGYNIIKSIHKYKGKNAISFLEGDIGIYSLSSVVHYYLENETSVNNNIELLVNHMIDNKEELTSVNSECELLYGKCGYIYSFLFCKNIWMNSKYKNTILINLYRIMNSIFDYGLLNGNTMFPITSLSLYFEWHEQIYLGAAHGYAGIFFVLFKLILFFSNNLKDLCTAIIIQQNDKKKYIYNNIDENEFENSKNHVVEKLNEYIQLIYKVTDEILTHYISKEYNIYSSIKKDKNKKKNDTLIQWCHGNVGFIILLIELLKYNYVPTFFCNKYNKQFIERMGLLLWERGLLYKGFGLCHGISGNGMIFLYLYNYTNDKHWYIKALKYALFSIKYFDKFYTVPDRPDSLFEGYAALVVFLIFLLKPHLTYFPGYDIPSDFPSPKGVSSR from the coding sequence ATGATGGAGGGGAATAACAGATACATTTCGAAGGGGTACTTGGAAGAGTTTGAAGAAAATGACAACAATGTCgttttgataaaaaagaaaataaatgagtACTCTTcgaaattaaataatgaattaaaagaaCATAGAAGTCAGTCTATATATTGCGGAATAGGaggaatattatatatggaccttttattatatgagtgtaatgaaaatattacatatttagaGTTGggttataatataataaaaagtatacataaatataaggGGAAAAATGCCATATCATTTCTTGAAGGAgatataggtatatatagTTTGTCAAGTGTAGTACATTACTATTTAGAAAATGAAACAAGtgttaacaataatatagaGTTATTAGTTAATCATATGATAGACAATAAGGAAGAGTTAACATCAGTTAATAGTGAATGTGAATTGTTGTATGGGAAAtgtggatatatatattcttttttattttgtaaaaatatatggatgaattctaaatataaaaatacgatattaataaatttatatagaatTATGAATTCTATATTTGATTATGGCTTATTAAATGGCAATACTATGTTTCCTATTACTTCTCTTAGTTTGTATTTCGAATGGcatgaacaaatatatttaggaGCTGCACATGGGTATGctggaatattttttgtattatttaaactaattttattttttagtaataatttgaaaGATTTATGTACAGCCATAATAATACAGCagaatgacaaaaaaaaatatatatataacaatatagaTGAAAATGAATTTGAGAATAGTAAAAATCATGTGgtggaaaaattaaatgaatatatacaattgATATATAAAGTAACTGACGAAATACTTACCCATTATATATCAAAAgagtataatatttattcatccataaaaaaggataagaacaaaaaaaaaaacgataCGTTAATTCAGTGGTGTCATGGAAATGTAGGTTTTATAATTCTACTAATTGAATtgctaaaatataattatgtaccaacttttttttgtaataaatataataaacaatttATTGAAAGAATGGGTTTACTCCTTTGGGAGCGtggattattatataaaggaTTTGGGTTATGTCATGGCATATCAGGAAATGGCATGATTTTTCTTTAcctatataattatacaaatgATAAGCACTGGTATATTAAAGCCTTAAAATATGCtcttttttcaataaaatattttgacaAATTTTATACTGTACCCGATAGACCTGATTCTCTATTTGAGGGATATGCAGCTTTGGTGGTTTTCCTCATTTTCCTTTTGAAACCCCATTTAACGTATTTTCCAGGGTATGACATTCCCTCGGATTTTCCTTCCCCCAAGGGCGTAAGCAGCCGTTGA